One Oncorhynchus clarkii lewisi isolate Uvic-CL-2024 chromosome 28, UVic_Ocla_1.0, whole genome shotgun sequence genomic region harbors:
- the LOC139386552 gene encoding uncharacterized protein, with protein sequence MQLPLTFILFFNLSWGLPIDTVILFQRSGVVGEMETVEQVLVNGAPLSGSGKYVSGILRAVLMGNYESFQQAFEIEENVTNTMTKNPTYQYLRVRECKLNGFRVVHSTDQLLVNGNDFLTLDQSTDTWTAEVPQALSLKQLWDWDTEFTRREKMQLHESCTELMKELRHSEPTTNRGTSLLTVLAPLFACLTFVVMVIASFLISKQRDPRVSRHPGGVLGSIVHYYQNVTETQSGKDYQAL encoded by the exons ATGCAACTTCCACTTACATTCATTCTGTTTTTCAATTTAAGTTGGGGTCTTCCAATTG ACACGGTCATTCTGTTCCAGCGGTCGGGAGTGGTCGGCGAGATGGAGACCGTCGAGCAGGTCTTGGTCAACGGAGCACCTCTCTCCGGCAGCGGGAAATACGTCAGTGGCATTCTCCGTGCTGTATTGATGGGCAACTACGAGTCTTTTCAGCAGGCGTTCGAGATCGAAGAAAATGTCACCAACACCATGACAA AAAATCCTACTTACCAGTACCTGCGTGTGCGTGAATGCAAACTGAATGGATTTCGAGTGGTGCATTCGACCGACCAGCTCCTTGTCAACGGGAATGACTTCCTGACTTTGGACCAATCCACAGACACCTGGACAGCTGAGGTACCACAGGCCCTCTCACTCAAACAGCTTTGGGACTGGGACACTGAGTTCACGAGGAGGGAGAAGATGCAACTCCATGAGAGCTGTACCGAACTGATGAAGGAGCTCAGACATTCCGAGCCCACCACCAATAGAG GAACGTCCCTGCTGACTGTCCTGGCTCCACTGTTTGCATGCCTGACCTTTGTTGTCATGGTTATTGCAAGCTTCCTCATCTCTAAACAACGAG ATCCCAGAGTTTCCAGACACCCTGGAG GTGTACTTGGCTCCATTGTCCACTACTATCAGAATGTCACAGAAACACAATCAGGAAAAGACTACCAGGCCCTCTAA